In Arachis stenosperma cultivar V10309 chromosome 1, arast.V10309.gnm1.PFL2, whole genome shotgun sequence, one DNA window encodes the following:
- the LOC130937895 gene encoding uncharacterized protein LOC130937895, translating into MALAHYLVAVPIEPSPKSPKSSLLNPPFSISSNSLNLFPSLPSKPHKQHSLFSRFRRVTHKAKAKAQEPEVSAATDAFTQFKHLLLPITDRNPYLSEGTRQAIATTTALAKKYGADITVVVIDEQQKESLPEHETQLSSIRWHISEGGFKDYNLLERLGEGSKPTAIIGDVADDLNLDLVVISMEAIHTKHIDANLLAEFIPCPVMLLPL; encoded by the exons ATGGCGCTTGCTCACTATTTGGTTGCAGTTCCCATTGAACCTTCCCCTAAATCCCCAAAATCTTCCTTATTGAATCCACCATTTTCAATTTCATCAAACAGTTTAAACTTGTTTCCTTCTCTCCCTTCCAAACCTCATAAACAACACTCTCTATTCTCCAGATTCCGCAGGGTCACCCATAAAG CTAAGGCTAAGGCACAAGAACCTGAAGTGAGTGCAGCTACCGATGCCTTTACACAATTCAAGCATCTGCTTTTGCCTATTACTGATAGGAATCCTTATCTCTCTGAAGGAACAAGACAA GCTATAGCAACTACCACTGCTTTGGCAAAAAAGTATGGAGCTGACATTACAGTAGTAG TTATTGATGAACAGCAGAAAGAGTCACTACCTGAGCACGAGACGCAACTATCCAGCATCCGCTGGCATATTTCTGAAG GTGGATTCAAGGATTACAACTTGCTCGAGCGGCTCGGAGAAGGGAGCAAGCCAACAGCGATCATTGGCGATGTTGCCGACGACCTCAATTTGGACTTGGTAGTTATTAGCATGGAAGCAATCCACACAAAGCATATAGACGCAAACTTGCTTGCCGAGTTCATTCCATGTCCTGTTATGCTTCTGCCATTGTAG